One Candidatus Atelocyanobacterium thalassa isolate ALOHA genomic window, TTTTATGCCGAGATTTTGGAGTTCCTGTATCTGATGGTATTCATATTGATTTAAAATTATCTCATCAGGCTATTGCAGAAGCTATTGGTTCTACTCGTGTTACCATAACTCGTCTTCTAGGAGATTTGCGTCAGCAAGGAATAATCTCCATCTATAAGAAAAAAATTACAGTTCACAATCCTATTAATCTTAGTCAACAATTTTCTTAATATTGGTATTAATCTTAAAAGCGAATGACTAGCTCTTATATCTTAGTACTATCGATTCTCGTTTTAGGAGGCTTAATTGCAGCGTTAGGTGATCGATTGGGAAGTAAAGTTGGCAAAGCCCGACTTACAATTGGCAATCTTCGCCCAAAACAAACAGCCATTGTAGTTACTGTTTTGACAGGAACACTCATAGCAGCTTCAACATTTAGTATTTTATTGATTTCTAGTAAATCTTTAAGAGAAGGACTTTTTCGACTTGATAAAATTCAAAAACAATTACGTATTGCCGAAGCTGATTTAGAAAGACTCGGTATTGATAAAAAGAATACTGAAAAAGAGTTAAGAAAAGTTAAAAGTGAACAATATGCTGTCGAGAAAAAGTTAGAAATAACTATTAATAATTTTAATACAGCTAAGCAGCAACTCAAATCAGCTTTTGATCAAGCTTTAAAGTTAAGAAGTGATATACAAACTCTTTTAAACGAGAGAAAGGAGCTTCGTCAAAGTAAAATAAATCTTGATAAGCAGATTAAAAAGTTAAAACAGGAAATTAATAACCGAGATCAAGAACTAGGAAAAGGGAAAAAACAAATTATAGAACAAACTAAGATTTTAAATGAACGACAAAACAGGTTACAAAGTTTGGAGAAACGTCAAAGTATCTTAAAAGAAGAAATTGACAGAAGAGACGCTGAAATTATTCAACTTGATCAAGATATCAATGGTAAAGATATTGCTCTCAAAAATAAGGAATCTCAACTCCAACAATTAGAAAAGAAATCGATGTATCTTCAAAGGCAGATGACTATCTTAGAGCAATATTATCAAACTTATCAAGAATTACGAGAAAGAAAAATTGCTATTGTTAGAGGTCAAGTATTGTCTATTGGAGCAGTACGTCTTATAGTTTCTAAAGCTAATACGCAGCAGGTAGTAGATGAATTACTCAGACAAGCTAATAGAACTGTTATAGAGTTAATAGGGAAAAATACTATAGATTCAGACCACAGAGTAGTGAAAATTACCCAAAGCCAAGTTCAGCAATTAATTCAGGAGTTACGAGATAACAAAGAATATGTGGTTAGAATTATTGCTGCTGGCAATTATGTGCAAGGAGAAAAAGAAGTAAGAGTTTTTGCAGATGTTGCACTCAATCAAACAATTTTTAGGAAAGAAGAAACAATTTCTGTTATTTCAATTGATTCTTTAAAATTAACAGAAGAAGTGATACAGCAAAAATTAGATTTATTATTATTATCGGCAACTCAATTTCATGCTCGTCGTTCAGGAGTCTTGGGTGGGATACAGGTAGCAGATGGAAGATTAAAAACTTTAGTAGACTTTATTGAAAGCATACGACAATCCCAAGTAGGGTTAGATAAACTTAAGGCAATTGCAATGCAAGACACAAAAACAATTGGCCCTTTAAAATTAAAACTTTTAGGGATAAAAGGAATAGATATAGTTTTAGAAACAAAAAGTAAATAATGACTAAGAAAAAACCACTATTTATTCTGGGATTTGATCCTGGAAGAGATAAATGCGGAATTGCCGTCATTAGTGAAGATGGTAAGCTTTATTATCATGCAGTTATCACATCATACGATGTTGTTCGAGAAGTAAATTTCTTATATAAAAAATTTTTTTTAAAATATTAGTAATGGGAGGGCAAACAACTTCTAGAATTTGGAAAGAAAGTTTAGAAAAAAAATTATTATTTTCAATTCCTATTATTAAAATAGATGAAAGTAACAGTACTTTAGAAGCTCGTAATCGATATTGGCAAATGTATCCTCCAAAATCTATTTCACGTCTTATTCCTGAGAGTTTAAGAATTCCAACCCGTTCAATCGATGATATCGTTGCTATTCTCTTAGTAGAAAGATTTTTTCAAATTAATAAAAAGTAATAATAATCTATAGTAGATAAATATCATATTGCATTTATCTACTATAGATTATTTCAATAATTGAATAAGTTTGTTTTTTGCAGTTAATAATGCTTCTTCTAATTTACTTGCATCTTTTCCACCTGCTTGAGCTAAGTTAGGGCGACCTCCCCCTCCTCCTTCACATATTTGAGCAATTTCTCCAATAAATTTACCAGCTGATAAATTCTTATCTTTATAAATTTTTTTACTAAAGGATGCTACAAGACTAACTTTATTTCCTGGAAGTGTAGCTCCTAAAACTACGGCACCTTCTCCAAGCTTGTTTTGCAGCCTTTCTGCAGAATGCTGCAATGCTTTTTTGTCAACGTTGCCTACATTGGAGACAATTATTTTTAAATCATTATCTAATGATTCTGCTATGTCTAATAACTTATCAGACTTAACCATAGCTAATTCTTGCTGTACAATTTCTAATTGTTTTTGGGTATCTTTTAAATCAGTCTGTAACGATATGATACGCTTTTGAATTTCTTCAGGTTTTACCTTAAAGTGCTCACATAAATTTTTAACTATACTGTCTTTAACCTTTAAGTATTCTAAGATAGCTGATCCTGTAATTGCTTCTATCCGTCTAACACCAGAAGAAATTCCAGTTTGTGAGATTATTTTAAATAAACCAATTTCAGCTATATTATTTACATGTGTTCCTCCACATAACTCCATTGAAATTTCAGGAATATCAATAACACGAACTTCTTCGCTATATTTTTCTCCAAACATTGCTATGGCGCCTTTTTCCTTTGCGACTTTTAAAGACATATTTTCAATACTTACATCATGCTTCTCAGAAATCCAAAAATTGACGGTATTTTCTATTTGTTCTATTTGTTCTATAGTTATTTGATGAGGATATTGAAAATCAAACCTTAGTCTATCAAAAGTAACTAGCGAACCTGCTTGTGTAATAGAACTATCTAAGTTTTTTCTCAGGGCAGCCTGCAATAAATGAGTTGATGTGTGATTTAGTTTAATACACTGACGATAATTATTATCAACAACTGCATCTAGAGTTTCATTAGTTAATAAATATCCTTCTTCTATCTTTCCGTAATGAATAAAAACTTCAGATTCTTTTTGGATATCGTTAATTCTAATGAATGATTTGTGTCCAACCAAGTAGCCATGATCACTTACCTGACCACCTGATTCTGCATAGAATGGAGTGCTATCAAGTATTATTTGAACATTATTTCCTTTTTCTGCTTGTTGAACAACTTTCTGATTAACTAATATCTTTTTAACTACAACAGATGAATTTAGATCAGAATAACCTGTAAATTTTGTGGCATCAACATCGCTTATTAATTTATTAATTTCATATCCCAGAGATAAATTTATATTTTCATGTGCTGCTTTTGATCTACATTGTTGCAATTTCATTTGTTCATAAAATTCATCAATGTTAACTTTTAACTGACTTTCCTCTGCAATCTCTTGAGTCAACTCTAATGGAAAGCCATAGGTATCGTACAAAATAAAAGCATCTAAGCCGGAAATTTGATTAGGTTTTATAGTATTATCAATTATTTCACATAATAGCTTTTCTCCTCTTTCTAAAGTCTTGAGAAAAATATCTTCTTCTTTGCTTAGTTCCTTACTAATAAAAATTTCTTTTTCTCTAACTTCTGGATAAGATTTTTCAGAAATTTGAATTGCAGTCTGTGCAATTTTATTAATGAATTTTCCTTCTATTCCAATTAGACGTCCGTGCCGAATAATTCTACGAATTATTCGACGTAGTACATAACCTCTGTCTGTATTAGAAGCAGTAATACCATCAGCTATCATATGAATAACTGCTCTAATATGATCTCCAATAATTTTTAAAGATTTTTTTGTATTTTCTTCTGCATGTCTATATTCAATTGCAATTATATTCAAAATAGATTCAATTATAGGAAAAATTAAATCTGTTTCATAATTATTTGGTACTTTTTGTAATATTTGAGCCATTCTTTCTAGGCCCATTCCTGTATCAATATTTTTTTTACCTAAGGGAAATAAATTACCATTTTCATCACGACTATATTCCATAAATACAAGATTATAGAATTCGATAAAGCGAGAATCATCTTCTAAATTAAGATTTTGTTCTCCTAATTCGGGATGAAAGTCATAGTATAATTCTGAGCAAGGGCCACAAGGTCCAGTTTTTCCTGCTTTCCAAAAGTTATCTTTTTCTCCCATTCTTATAATTCTTGTTTGAGGAATACCAATAATATTTTCCCAAATATTAAAAGCTTCATCATCACTCTCAAAAACACTAACAACAATACTTTCTGGAGGTAAAAGAAAAATCTGAGTAGACAGCTCCCAGGCCCATCTTATAGATTGTTCTTTAAAGTAATCTCCGAAACTAAAATTACCTAGCATTTCAAAAAAGGTATGATGTCTAGCTGTATAACCTACATTATCGATATCATTAGTACGAATGCATTTTTGAGAAGTAGTAATACGAGAAAAGCTAGATTTTTCTTGACCGAGAAAAATAGGCTTAAAAGGCAACATTCCAGCTATTGTTAGCAAAACAGTTGGATCTCTTGGTATCAATGATGCGCTAGGAAAAATTTGATGTTTTTTCCCCTTATAAAAGTGCAGGAATTTATCGCGTATTTCATTTCCAGTTAAAAAAGGTGGATTTATTGTCATTACAAAATATTTATTTAGATTTATTGATTTTTATATTGTTACATTTTATGAATGAATATTAAAAATATACTATTTATACTATTATTCTTAAATGTTGAAATGATAAGTATTGGTATTGTTTTAAGAGCTTTATTAGTATAATTAAAATGTAGACATCTCTATTAGTTATATTACTCTTTAATTTTGATTACATTAAGTTATGTCTCCTTTACCTCAATATCGTCCTCACAAGCTGTCATTAGGCTCTCTTGAAACTGAGATTCTGGAAATTCTTTGGGATCTTGAAAAAGCTACAGTTAAGCAAATTCATGATTGCATCTTATCTGATTTAGAAAGAGAATTGGCTTACGCTTCTGTTACAACAGTTTTAAATCGTTTAACTAAAAAAGGGTGGTTAAAATGTTGTAAACAAAATAAAGCATTTTCCTGGGAGCCTCTTGTATCTCGAGAACAGACTAATACATTGCGAGCTTGCGAACAGTTGCAACAATTTCTTGCTATTAGTAACCCTAATATGGTTGCTTCACTTGTAGATAGTTTAGATACTACTAGTTTAGAACGTTTAGAATTAATCGCCGCAAATTTACAAGCGATTCGTCATCAACGAGAGATAAAATAAATATGCACATATTAATGATTTTACTAGTCTTAACTCTTGCATGTGGAATTAGATTACTGTATCCCTTTACTTTGATGGGAATGAGCCGCTGGCAGATTTCTCTTATAACTTTTATTGTACCTCCTTTATTACTCATAGTAACAACTATTTCAATTGTTTCGATGGGATATGATGGCAAGATGTTAGGCTTGCCATCAAGTCGTTTTAGTTATTCAACATCAATAATATTTTTAGGGATTGCCTTGGTAAAATTTATTAAAACTACTTTACAAGGATGTGATTCAGTCAAAGTAATTAAAAATTATCCGAAGCAAGTTATTAATAATTACTTAGTAAGAATTGTTGAAATAGATTTACCTTATAGTGCACAAATCGGATTTTGGAATCCTGAATTAATTATCAGTAGTGGCTTACTAAAATCTCTAGATTTAAATCATTTAAAAGCTGTTATTGCCCATGAAGAAGCACATAAAAATTATCATGATACCTTTTATTTTTTTTGGCTAGGTTGGTTAAAAACTATTAGCTCTTGGCTACCAAATACAAATATGATTTGGGAAGAATTATTATTATTGAGAGAAATTCGTGCAGATAAAGAAGCTATTAAAAATATCGATCCTCTAGTTCTTGCTGAATCTTTAATTATTGTAGCTAGAAAAATGAATTTAGTAGCCAAGAATAACTCGACTAGTTTTGTAGAAGTATGTTTTCATGATATGAACACCAATAGTAGACTTGAAAAAAGAATCAAAGCGTTATTTGAAATGTCAGAAGATTTAGAAAACGATAATTCTCACATAAATTATCTTCTGTTAGTTTTATTACCATTACTTTCTATTCCTTTCCATAATTAAATAATAAAAATATTATTCATGTTTATTTTTTATAAAATATTTATGATGTTTCATATATACATTAATTTATAACTTTTATATATGGAAATATCTTTTGTGAATATACTTCTATAAAACATTCATCTCCTAAAAGACGCTATAGTTAATACCATAGAAATATAAATTCTAAACATAGCTCATATCTGATTTTTTAAATTTCGTTAATTTCAATATTCGCATCCTTTAGTATTCTGAGAAAATCTGTTTCATTTAAACGAATAATATTTAATTTCATTCCTTCTGCTAATTTAGAACCAGGATTTTCCCCTACTAAAATATAATTTGTTTTTTTAGTTACTGAATTAACTACTTTACCTCCAAAATTCTCTATCAAGTTTTTGATCTCACTTCGTTTTAAAGTATTTAAGCTTCCAGTAATCACGAAAGTAATATTAAAAAATATTTGTTTATCTGGCTTATTTTGATTGATCCCTAAATTTTTATTTTCTAAAACAAAGCCATTTTTATCTAATTCGCTTATTAATTTCTGGTTTTCTTCAAGCGAGAACCAACTTCTAATTGAATAAGCAACTTCTTTCCCTATTCCCTTAATAGTTACCAAAGTATCATAAGGCGCTTGCAATAGCTGCTGAACACTAGAAAAATTTTCTGTTAACAATATAGCTGTTGTGTACCCTACATGATGAATACCCAATCCATATAGTACCTTTGTCCAAGACTTTGTTTTACTACTTTCTATAGATTTAATTAAATTTTCTGCAGACTTTATTCCCATTCTTTCTAAATTAGAAACTTCTTGAAAATTTAAATGATACAAGTCTGAAATAGAATTTACCAAGCCATTACTGATTAAAAGATCTATAATTTTTTCACCTAAACCAGAAATATCTACAGCATCTCTTGAAGACCAATGAATTAAATTTCCTTTTAAAATTGCTGGACAAGAATTATTAATACAACGAACCACTGCCTCGTTTGAAAAACTAACAAGCATGCTATTACATTTAGGGCATCGTTCAGAGATTTGAAAAACTTTGGTTTTATGATGACGTAATGTTTTTAGTACCCGAATTACTTCTGGTATTATTTCACCAGCTTTACGAATAGTGACTGTATCTCCGATACAAATTCCTAATTGAGCAATACGATCAATATTATGTAAAGTAGCCTTGCGGACTATTGTTCCACCGAGAAGAACCGGGTTCATTACTGCCATCGGAGTAACAGCTCCAGTTCTTCCTGTATTGAAAATGATATCTTCAACTACTGTTGAGATCTCCTCTGCAGGATATTTTAATGCGATTGCCCAACGAGGGAACCTTTGTGTATAAGCCAATTCTTTCTGCAAGATATGAGAATTAATCTTTATCACAACTCCATCCGTCATATAGGGCAAATGCTTTTTTGCACTTTTCCACTCATTAAAGTAGTTAGTTACTGTATCAAGAGACTTACATAGCCGATAGTAAGGATTAACTAAAAATCCACATTCTTGTAGAAATTTTAAAGTATCCCATTGACTTTTAATATCTAAATTATCAGCATATAAAGAGTATGCAAAAAATTGTAACTTTCGTTCGCTCACAATTTTTGAATCTAGCTGTCTTAGAGTTCCTGCAGCTGCGTTTCTGGGATTGGCAAACAATGATTTGCCTTCTTTTTGCTTCTGTTTATTAATTCTCTTAAATTCATCCAGAGGTAAAAATGCTTCCCCATTTACATGCATAATGGAAGGTGGATCATCTAAATTTAGATGTAATGGAATAGAAAAAATGGTACGAATATTTTGAGTAATATCTTCTCCTACTATTCCATCTCCTCTTGTTAAACCACGTGTTAATAGTCCATTCTCATATGTCAACGATAGTGCTGAGCCATCAATTTTCAATTCCGCAATATATTTTATTAACTGATTTTCTTGTGATTTTAAGTACTTTTGATTACGATTTTCCCAAGCTTCTAATTCTTGTAAATTAAAGGCATTTTCTAAACTATATAGAGGAATATCATGTTTAACAGAATTAAAATGAAGGGCAGGTTTTTCTCCTACTCTTTGTGTAACACTGTCAGAGCTGATGAGATTTGGATTTCTTTGTTCTAAATTGTATAACTGTCGGTACAGCTGATCATACACTGAGTCTTCCATTATGGACTCATTTAAAACATGATAAGCATAATTAGCTTGCTGAAGATGTTTACGAAGTTTTATGATTGTTTTCTGAATATTTAAATTATTCACTTTTCTAACCTTCAATATAATAACTGTTGTATTGCTAACTATTTATCCTTAAATATATGCATAAATATACATTTCTTAAAAGTTTTTGATAACTTCAATATTATTTATTAGGACTAGAAATATTTCATTAAATATACTAGCTTGAGTAAATATTGCTGAAACATGTTAGTTTTAAATTTTAATAATTTTTAGCCTATGGCAAGTAATTAATCTTTATATTATAAATAAAATTTTTTTTCTGTATAAGTAGATTTATAATCATTTTGGTACAAGACATATAAAATATCAATCTTGTAATTTTTTACGTAATATTTAGAAATTTAGTGTTTAAGATGAGTTGATAATAATGTTTAAGAAAAAAATAAAGTTTAATAATAAAGAATTTTTGGTTCTTATTCTAGGCTCGCTATTAATTTTTATATTGATTAACAAAACATTCAGGCGATCAATTAATAATAGTCACGAATATAGATTGTCAAATAATATTATAGGGAAAAGCTCTCCTGATGATATAAAAATAATTGTTTTAAAACCAAAAATAGTTAAAATTTTTTCTGAATTTACAGGAACCATAGAAGCCAAAAATATATTAATCCTCAAATCAGAAATTTATGGGAAAATAAAACAAATTTTAGCTAAGGAAGGAGACAACATCACAAAAAATCAAATAATAATGGAATTTGATCCCGATAATTTGCAAGCAAAATTATTAGAATCACAGGCTAAGCTAGCTAGTACCAAAGCTAGATTATTGGAATTAGAAACTGGAAATCGTATTGAAGATCTGAAAGAAGCCAAGGCTAGATTAAGAGGTGCAAAAGTTCGTTTAAACAACACAAAAATAGGAGATAGTATTGAAGAGATTGCTCAAGCTAGAGCAAATTTAAATTCTTCACAGGCTAGTCTCGAATTAGCCCAGCAAAGAGTTGCTCGCTATAAAATGCTAAAAGAACAAGGTGTAATTTCTATTGATGAATATCAAGAACACATAACAATTCTACGTAGAGCAAGAGCTGATCTAGAACAAACTAAACGACGTTTGTCCCAACTCAAGAAAAGACGTTTAGCTGATTTAGATGAATTGACTACCGTTGTAGAAACAGAGTTACAAAATTTACAAAGACTACAAGCTGGTCCACGGCGAGAAGTTATTGCTCAAGCTAAAGCAGATGTTATAGAAGCAAGTGCACAACTTCAAACATCTCAAATTCATATTTCTAAGACTAAAGTTAAGGCACCTTTCTCTGGAGTAGTAGAAAATATTTTTACTAGAGATAATGAATATGTAAAAGAAGGAGATTCTTTAATAAGTTTAATAAACAACAATACTTTAAGACTGCGCTTAACTATTCCATTAAAATACAGTTCTCGACTAAGTATAGGTTTACCTGTAGAAATTATTGATGATTCGGAAAAAATAATTACTACAGGAAAAATTAGTTTTATATCTTCTAATATTATTAAAAACTCACAATCAATATTCATTAGAGCTAGTTTTAACAATTTAAATCAAAAACTTTTAAACGGTCAATTTGTTCGTGCAAGAATAATTTGGCAGAAAAATAGCAGCTTATCAATTCCAGCTAAATCTGTATATCATATTGGAAAAGAAAAATTTGTTTTTATAGTTAAAGATAATAATTCAGGGGAAAATAACATACCTAACTCAATAGCCAAGAGAGTTAAAGTTCAATTAAATAGTTTAGAAGGTGGTGATTATAAGGTAATTAATGGTTTAACTGCTTATGACAAGTTGATAGTATCCAACAATAAAAAATTAAAAGATGGAATGTTTCTTCAAAAACTAGATTCCCATGAGAAGAAGGTTAAAAATAGTAATTAAGAGATATGAGTTACCTTGAAAAACTAATAAAAATTATTATTTGTATATTGTTTTGATGTATTAAATTTGGTTAGAACTTAATATTGAGTTAATCCATGTTTTAATGCAAAACGTACTAACTCTGTGCGACTATTAGTTTCAGTCTTACCAAACAAACGACTTACATATTTCTCTACATTTCTAACACTTGTATTTAAACGAGCTGCAATTTCTTTATTCATAAGACCTTCTGCAACTAGGTCTAAAACACTTTTTTCTCTTGGAGTTAAATCGATTTTAATAGATGGTGGTATTACTGTTAAATGAGTTTTTTGTTGACCTAATTGTTCTTTTAGTCCTTTAATTTCTTGAGCTATCTCTTCTAGTTTTACAGAGTTATTACCAATTTTTTCATTAATTTTACGACGTTCTAGAAAACTTTTTACAATCGCTTCTAATTCTTCAGGATCAAAAGGTTTTGGTAAGTATGCGTCACACCCAGCGTTATAACCTTTAATACGATCAGCAGTCATACCTCTGGCAGTAAGAAAAATCAAAGGAATAGTTTGTAGACGGTTGTTATGACGTATTCTTTCTAAAAATTGGTATCCGTCTATTTCCGGCATCATAACATCAGAAATAATGATATCAGGAATTGTTGTTTCTAAAAGTTTCCAAGCTTCTTTCGCATTATTTGCGATTTTTACTATTAAATCACCATTGTATTCTAAGTATGCTTGTATAGAATCACACACACTTGGTTCATCATCAACTAATAAAATTACAGGAGAATTACTCATAGCTTATATCTTTTTAATGCTATTACAATTTTAATCTAAGTATTCATCAATAGAAGTTGCTTCAACTTCCACTGTTTCATTCTCTGATGATTTTTCTACGATAATTTGAGAAGGACCTTCGAATATTACTTTAATTAGCTCTGTTATTAGTAGAGTTAGAATAGCAAAATCATCTACTTGTCCTATTATGGGGAAAAAGTCTGGAGAGAAGTCTAAAGGGCTTATAAAATAAGCTAAAGTCCCTAAAATTACCCACCAGCGATATCTCTTGTTACGAATTAAGGATCTGTAACTATTGTAAATAGAACGTAAAGAAAGTTTCATTTAGTTAACTGTATTTAATATTTCAACATTAAATCAGGATATATTTATAGGCACTTATATCATTTCAGTATTTTAAATAGATAAAGTAATTATTTTTATATTAGAAATTATCAAACAATTTTCCATATTAATTTTTAAGTTTTACTAAATATTGATTATTAAGATCTCTGCAAAGATTTATCCTTTAAAAGACCAGTCAGTAAAGATGCAGGGGGCTTTTTGTAAGGCCAGGCAAAAGCATGTTGAAAAGCAAAATTTTGACATGCTTGTAATTGATGAAAATCAATTACATCTTGAGTTAAAAGATTTTCAAATTCAAAAGGTAGACGTACATTGTGCAATCCTGCATTATCTGTACAAATCGCTATATGTACTCCTGCTTCAAAGCAACGATCAAAAACTGTTTTTAGTTCATATAAATTTTCTAAATTTCCTGTTTTTAGATAAGTTGTTGGGCAAATTTCTAAGCATTGATTAGAACGTGCAATTTCTGGTAATAGTTCTGGAAATTTTAATGGTATCTGAATGCCATGACCAATCCTCATTAAATACGGAAGAAGTTCAGGGTAACAACCGTCAGAAGTTTCATAAAGGTGGCCGGTAGTATTTAATCCCAAGGCTCTTGCATATTTATATAAATCTATAAATTCATCTAATCTTTCACCATAATGGGAGTCTCCTCCTGCGACATCGATAGCACAAACATAATTTTTCATTTGAGCAGCTAAATCTACTATAGCTTTGTTAACCTCGTAAGGTAAGCGAGAATGCATGCAAAGAATTTGACTAATGACAATGGGGTATTCTTTGACTTGACTAGCTTTGCCAACTATTTTAACAATATTGGTCATAGCATCAATTCTTTCTGATTGCTCAAGATATTGAGGAGTGCGGAGATATGGGGTGTACCTTAACTCTAAATATGCTAAATGTTCAAAAATATAAGCTCCACGAATTAAACGGTAGATAAAATAAGGTAGTGTTTCCTCTGTTTGAACATTCTCTACTAAGGTATGTAACTCTAAATATTCATCTAGAGTTTTACGTTTGCGTGTATAGAATTCTTCAAAAACTGGATATTGAGGAAATCTTTGCGCCATTTTAGGGTCATGGCGTTTAAAATATCTCCAAAGAATACGCGGAACTACTGATCCTCCTAAATGGCGATGTAAATCTGCATATAGTGCCATAAAAATCTCCAAAGAATATATATTATGTTTTCCTTAAAACTATTAAGATAAAGAATATTTCAGAATAATTCCACTAAAGAATAATCTTTGATCTTAATAATGGTTTAAATAATAGAAAGTTCTATTTAGAATAGTCCTGTAGTTATCAAAATTTAACTAAAGTATATAAGATTTTCAATAATTAATTTAATTGATAGCTAATAGAAATAATTAATCTTA contains:
- a CDS encoding efflux RND transporter periplasmic adaptor subunit, which gives rise to MSNNIIGKSSPDDIKIIVLKPKIVKIFSEFTGTIEAKNILILKSEIYGKIKQILAKEGDNITKNQIIMEFDPDNLQAKLLESQAKLASTKARLLELETGNRIEDLKEAKARLRGAKVRLNNTKIGDSIEEIAQARANLNSSQASLELAQQRVARYKMLKEQGVISIDEYQEHITILRRARADLEQTKRRLSQLKKRRLADLDELTTVVETELQNLQRLQAGPRREVIAQAKADVIEASAQLQTSQIHISKTKVKAPFSGVVENIFTRDNEYVKEGDSLISLINNNTLRLRLTIPLKYSSRLSIGLPVEIIDDSEKIITTGKISFISSNIIKNSQSIFIRASFNNLNQKLLNGQFVRARIIWQKNSSLSIPAKSVYHIGKEKFVFIVKDNNSGENNIPNSIAKRVKVQLNSLEGGDYKVINGLTAYDKLIVSNNKKLKDGMFLQKLDSHEKKVKNSN
- a CDS encoding response regulator transcription factor, whose product is MSNSPVILLVDDEPSVCDSIQAYLEYNGDLIVKIANNAKEAWKLLETTIPDIIISDVMMPEIDGYQFLERIRHNNRLQTIPLIFLTARGMTADRIKGYNAGCDAYLPKPFDPEELEAIVKSFLERRKINEKIGNNSVKLEEIAQEIKGLKEQLGQQKTHLTVIPPSIKIDLTPREKSVLDLVAEGLMNKEIAARLNTSVRNVEKYVSRLFGKTETNSRTELVRFALKHGLTQY
- a CDS encoding YkvA family protein, with translation MKLSLRSIYNSYRSLIRNKRYRWWVILGTLAYFISPLDFSPDFFPIIGQVDDFAILTLLITELIKVIFEGPSQIIVEKSSENETVEVEATSIDEYLD
- a CDS encoding adenosine deaminase, which codes for MALYADLHRHLGGSVVPRILWRYFKRHDPKMAQRFPQYPVFEEFYTRKRKTLDEYLELHTLVENVQTEETLPYFIYRLIRGAYIFEHLAYLELRYTPYLRTPQYLEQSERIDAMTNIVKIVGKASQVKEYPIVISQILCMHSRLPYEVNKAIVDLAAQMKNYVCAIDVAGGDSHYGERLDEFIDLYKYARALGLNTTGHLYETSDGCYPELLPYLMRIGHGIQIPLKFPELLPEIARSNQCLEICPTTYLKTGNLENLYELKTVFDRCFEAGVHIAICTDNAGLHNVRLPFEFENLLTQDVIDFHQLQACQNFAFQHAFAWPYKKPPASLLTGLLKDKSLQRS